A portion of the Agrobacterium tumefaciens genome contains these proteins:
- a CDS encoding glycosyltransferase family 4 protein: MKLAYFVLPHIGGTYSVFKHLRKGLAAYGIDVRWLGVCKETYGLPFDLQGEKAFGQLLRMPVNLSERECAGRMATAIEDGGFDGVIVNVLGDQLQTNIARYLPEGILRILVVHNISPGTYAAARSVRDYAHVTIGVSERCRADLVARNGFSKERTYAIPNAVDSDAFRSQAVRRFNRGPELKVLFVGRIEDASKGVMWLREILDASPEAVRLTIVGDGPDMGKLRRRLDGHGHRVSYAGSVQLSDIPVIMASHDVLIMPSRFEGLGMTMIEAMAGGCVPVVSHIRGVTDTIVEPGRNGFLFPIGNYTAAANAIARLHADRDLLERMSIAGKEMVLNRFSIERMAARYNEVITMTLNDRPGLSTVLRMEDWSIPAGLRPGLRTYLPLPLKNWLRVVRERL; the protein is encoded by the coding sequence ATGAAGCTTGCCTATTTTGTTCTTCCCCATATCGGCGGCACCTATTCCGTCTTCAAACATCTTCGCAAAGGTCTCGCTGCCTATGGCATAGACGTGCGATGGCTCGGCGTGTGCAAGGAAACATACGGGCTGCCTTTCGATCTCCAGGGTGAGAAGGCTTTCGGTCAATTGCTGCGGATGCCCGTCAATCTCAGCGAACGCGAATGCGCAGGGCGAATGGCGACTGCCATCGAAGACGGAGGGTTCGACGGTGTGATCGTCAACGTTCTAGGCGATCAGTTGCAGACAAATATCGCGCGCTATTTGCCAGAAGGTATCCTGCGTATTCTCGTCGTCCATAATATCTCGCCTGGAACATACGCGGCTGCGCGCTCGGTCCGGGACTATGCCCATGTCACGATCGGCGTATCGGAGCGGTGCCGCGCCGACCTTGTCGCGCGCAACGGCTTTTCGAAGGAGCGTACCTACGCAATCCCGAATGCGGTGGACAGCGATGCGTTCCGGAGCCAGGCGGTTCGGCGCTTCAACCGAGGGCCGGAACTCAAGGTTCTCTTCGTCGGCCGCATTGAAGATGCATCGAAAGGCGTGATGTGGCTGCGGGAGATACTGGATGCCTCGCCCGAGGCCGTGCGCCTGACGATCGTCGGAGATGGGCCGGATATGGGCAAGCTCAGGCGACGGCTAGACGGCCATGGCCATCGCGTCAGTTACGCAGGATCCGTTCAGCTTTCAGACATACCGGTCATCATGGCCAGTCACGATGTTCTCATCATGCCGTCCCGCTTCGAGGGGCTTGGCATGACGATGATCGAGGCAATGGCCGGCGGCTGCGTCCCGGTCGTGTCTCATATCCGCGGCGTGACGGACACGATTGTCGAGCCGGGCCGAAACGGCTTCCTGTTCCCGATCGGCAATTATACGGCAGCGGCCAATGCGATCGCGCGCTTGCATGCCGATCGCGACCTTCTCGAGCGGATGTCGATCGCGGGAAAGGAAATGGTCCTGAACCGCTTCAGCATCGAACGGATGGCCGCACGCTACAACGAAGTCATCACTATGACACTGAACGACCGTCCTGGCCTGTCAACAGTGCTCAGGATGGAGGACTGGTCTATTCCCGCCGGTTTGAGGCCGGGCCTTCGAACCTATCTGCCGTTGCCCTTGAAAAACTGGCTTCGCGTCGTTCGTGAACGGCTCTGA
- a CDS encoding polysaccharide pyruvyl transferase family protein has protein sequence MRITLLGQFGSGNSGNDGSLEAMLLYLRRMRPDADLLCICASPTVVSAKFNIRAMGVGGPPLTNAWMRHLDKLLGKVPSRLMLLVSSLFSFDKADLMIIPGTGILDDFQEKWFGWPFVVFCWCLVARLRNTRIAFVSIGAGPMKSRLSRWFLRSAAQMASYRSYRDDFSLNYMKTIGVDVSRDHRYPDIAFDLPIPVPHRQSPADGVMRIGVGVMDYRGWRHNDPEAARIYKTYIHKLSRLVSWLIGEGHRITLLMGDITDRVACADLMFLLTDMLSEDELAQIDISAAATLRDIMQQMAAIDLAVVSRYHGVVCSMKLGNPTISIGYARKFDDLMNDFDQEKFARHIDTFEVEEVIELVKEILAGAGAVRQRIDHANDRFKRQLSEQEALLGREFLSTDAVATPQSVTP, from the coding sequence ATGAGGATCACTCTCCTTGGACAATTTGGCTCTGGCAATTCGGGCAATGACGGATCGCTGGAAGCCATGCTCCTTTATCTGCGCAGGATGAGGCCCGATGCCGATCTGTTGTGTATCTGTGCAAGTCCGACAGTCGTAAGTGCGAAGTTCAATATTCGTGCGATGGGTGTTGGGGGGCCTCCCCTGACAAATGCATGGATGAGGCACCTGGACAAGCTGCTCGGCAAGGTGCCTTCACGGCTCATGCTATTGGTCAGTTCCCTCTTTAGTTTCGACAAGGCTGACCTGATGATCATACCGGGGACCGGCATCCTCGATGATTTTCAGGAAAAGTGGTTCGGCTGGCCCTTTGTCGTGTTTTGCTGGTGTCTCGTTGCACGCCTTCGCAACACACGGATCGCCTTCGTCAGCATCGGCGCTGGCCCGATGAAAAGCCGTCTCAGCCGCTGGTTCCTGCGCTCTGCCGCACAGATGGCCTCCTATCGATCCTACCGGGACGATTTCTCGCTCAACTACATGAAAACGATCGGTGTCGACGTGTCGCGAGACCACCGTTACCCCGATATCGCCTTTGATCTTCCTATTCCTGTGCCCCACCGGCAGAGCCCCGCCGACGGCGTAATGAGAATAGGCGTCGGCGTCATGGACTATCGCGGCTGGCGTCACAACGATCCCGAGGCCGCCAGGATTTACAAGACCTACATCCACAAGCTCTCACGGCTCGTGAGCTGGTTGATCGGTGAAGGCCATCGCATCACCCTTTTGATGGGAGACATTACGGACAGGGTCGCCTGCGCGGATCTGATGTTTCTGCTGACGGACATGCTCTCCGAGGACGAGTTGGCGCAGATCGACATCAGCGCGGCCGCAACGCTGCGCGATATCATGCAGCAGATGGCAGCAATCGACCTTGCGGTGGTGTCGAGATATCATGGAGTTGTCTGCTCCATGAAGCTCGGAAATCCGACGATATCAATAGGTTATGCCAGAAAGTTCGATGATTTGATGAACGATTTCGACCAGGAGAAATTTGCCCGACACATCGACACGTTCGAAGTCGAGGAAGTTATCGAGCTGGTGAAGGAGATACTCGCTGGAGCCGGGGCGGTAAGACAGCGGATCGACCACGCCAATGATCGCTTCAAGCGCCAGCTTTCCGAGCAAGAGGCGCTACTCGGCCGGGAATTTCTCTCAACTGATGCCGTCGCAACGCCGCAGAGCGTTACGCCTTAG
- a CDS encoding oligosaccharide flippase family protein, whose protein sequence is MHKVRRAFFMAMLEQHLGIAINLALIAIVSRLLSPAEVGFAVIGYGVTSVIFAFREFVSSDFLIQLDVVERDDINTSLTLLLLVSGILGIVLYLCGPYLAIFYHQPGLQHYLILAIAAVMAESLGMPAFSMLRRRLAFGTIARVRTIGLVAMATVTIFAASNGWGFVSFALGLLVGNSVASALAAYADPAQRTARLSLKSWRRMAEFGRYRGAATIVDKLYESLPQLVLGFAMTPTAVAIYNRANTVCSIPDRIFLSAIFSFAFPALAAEVREGGDVRRSYLRALSYITVLYWPSLIMVAILADPIVRLALGDQWLAAVPITRILALASIFWFPMVLTTPLLIALNANREAFLGNFVCRSVSAIVLCSASFFGLTAVALSQFVTLPFQMLVAFYLVRRHAHFKLPELFAAIGPSAAVTLAAIVGPLAISAWMGFRFDYSLAKAGGAVILSVTGWAVCLFLLRHPLVSEIRSTLDAFAGSLRRVGKPPAPASIPDTVVPAAVEP, encoded by the coding sequence ATGCACAAAGTCCGCCGCGCCTTTTTCATGGCCATGCTGGAACAGCACCTCGGAATTGCGATCAATCTCGCTCTGATCGCGATCGTATCGAGACTATTGTCGCCGGCGGAAGTTGGCTTTGCCGTCATCGGCTACGGGGTGACATCGGTGATATTCGCCTTTCGCGAATTCGTTTCGTCCGATTTTCTCATTCAGCTCGATGTCGTTGAACGCGATGACATCAACACGTCGCTTACACTCTTGCTCCTCGTCAGCGGCATTCTCGGGATCGTTCTCTATCTATGCGGACCCTATCTGGCGATTTTCTACCACCAGCCCGGTCTCCAGCATTATCTTATCCTCGCAATTGCCGCCGTCATGGCCGAAAGCCTGGGCATGCCGGCATTTTCCATGCTGCGTCGCCGGCTGGCATTCGGCACCATCGCACGCGTCCGAACCATCGGCCTCGTGGCTATGGCTACCGTGACGATCTTCGCTGCCAGCAATGGATGGGGCTTCGTCAGCTTCGCGCTCGGCCTGCTCGTCGGCAACAGCGTTGCCAGCGCCCTTGCAGCCTATGCCGATCCGGCCCAGCGTACAGCACGCCTTTCGCTCAAGTCGTGGCGCCGTATGGCCGAATTCGGCCGTTACAGGGGCGCTGCAACCATCGTTGACAAATTATACGAGTCCCTGCCGCAACTGGTGCTCGGCTTTGCCATGACACCGACAGCGGTCGCGATCTACAATCGCGCCAATACCGTTTGCTCCATTCCCGATCGCATTTTCCTCTCGGCAATCTTTTCCTTCGCCTTCCCGGCGCTCGCCGCCGAAGTTCGCGAAGGTGGAGACGTCCGCAGGTCCTACCTGCGCGCCCTCAGTTACATCACCGTGCTGTATTGGCCGTCGCTGATCATGGTGGCCATTCTCGCCGATCCCATCGTGCGCCTTGCACTTGGAGACCAGTGGCTCGCCGCCGTACCGATCACCCGGATTCTCGCGCTTGCGTCGATCTTCTGGTTTCCCATGGTTTTGACAACGCCGCTGCTGATCGCTCTCAACGCCAACCGGGAGGCTTTTCTGGGCAATTTCGTCTGCCGCAGCGTCTCGGCAATTGTGCTCTGCTCTGCCAGCTTCTTCGGCCTCACCGCGGTAGCGCTGAGCCAGTTCGTCACGCTGCCCTTCCAGATGCTCGTCGCCTTCTATCTGGTAAGACGCCATGCGCACTTTAAGTTACCCGAACTGTTCGCAGCCATCGGGCCGAGTGCCGCCGTGACCCTTGCCGCGATTGTGGGGCCGCTTGCCATATCTGCCTGGATGGGATTCCGCTTCGATTACTCCCTCGCCAAGGCTGGCGGCGCCGTCATCCTTTCGGTGACAGGCTGGGCCGTTTGCCTGTTTCTTCTGCGTCATCCACTCGTCAGCGAAATACGTTCGACGCTCGATGCTTTTGCCGGGAGTCTGCGCAGGGTCGGAAAACCTCCTGCACCGGCTTCCATTCCCGACACCGTCGTTCCCGCAGCGGTGGAACCATGA
- a CDS encoding glycosyltransferase family A protein — protein MSSIDIVIPNYNYGRFLEGCVESVLGQNIPDMRILIIDNASTDDSVAIVRSLAAANPRIETSLRARNLGGHASFNEGIDWARADYFAIICADDVLSPGALARAMEALDNSPGAHMAFGRTTFFSDDADIALGLRSDAGGMQLHRGVDFIAKICATGRSPVAGPLAVTRTHIQQHAGHYRPALRHTDDVEMWMRLAVLGDIVELDAVQNFTRIHGANQSAILDNVLAWNTEIEAALESFFGNEGALLADAQTLLRRGRASLSDRAYWCALSNLVRRRPGAGALLAQAFRLRPASAFLPPVSYLVRRPDALHRIRAAIARR, from the coding sequence ATGAGCAGCATCGATATCGTCATCCCCAACTACAATTACGGTCGCTTTCTGGAGGGATGCGTAGAAAGCGTCCTTGGCCAAAACATCCCGGACATGCGTATCCTCATCATCGACAATGCCTCCACAGACGACAGTGTCGCGATCGTCCGGTCTCTCGCGGCAGCAAATCCCCGCATCGAAACGAGCCTGCGCGCAAGGAACCTCGGCGGTCACGCGTCTTTCAACGAAGGCATCGATTGGGCTCGGGCGGACTATTTTGCCATCATCTGCGCCGACGATGTCCTGTCGCCTGGAGCACTCGCGCGCGCAATGGAGGCGCTCGACAATAGCCCCGGCGCGCACATGGCGTTCGGCCGCACCACCTTCTTCAGTGACGATGCCGACATAGCATTGGGCCTTCGCAGCGATGCCGGTGGCATGCAGCTTCATCGCGGGGTCGACTTCATCGCCAAAATTTGCGCGACGGGACGCAGCCCGGTAGCAGGCCCACTCGCCGTTACCAGAACGCACATTCAGCAACATGCCGGTCATTACCGGCCCGCACTACGCCATACCGACGATGTCGAGATGTGGATGCGGCTCGCGGTGCTTGGCGACATCGTCGAACTTGACGCCGTGCAAAATTTCACCCGTATCCACGGTGCGAACCAATCCGCCATCCTTGATAACGTGCTTGCCTGGAATACCGAAATCGAAGCAGCGCTCGAAAGCTTCTTCGGCAACGAAGGCGCTTTGCTTGCCGATGCCCAAACCCTGCTAAGGCGCGGTCGCGCGAGCCTGAGCGACCGCGCCTATTGGTGCGCGCTTTCCAATCTGGTCCGGCGCCGGCCCGGCGCGGGTGCCCTTCTCGCACAGGCTTTCCGCCTGAGACCCGCTTCAGCATTTCTGCCACCGGTGAGTTATCTTGTGCGCCGACCTGATGCATTACATCGCATTCGCGCAGCGATCGCCCGCCGATAG